From Arachis hypogaea cultivar Tifrunner chromosome 3, arahy.Tifrunner.gnm2.J5K5, whole genome shotgun sequence:
cacccacaggtaatttaatagaaagatcagcaagttgaagagaaataggagtgggttttacctcttcaatttgaagctttttcattactgaaagtggcatgagattgatgctagctccaaggtcacataaagctctctgaatggtgacatctccaatggtgcaaggaataaCAAAGCTCCCAGGGTCgggcatcttctcaggaaggttgtgttgaataattgtactacattccttggttaacaccactatttcttgttccttccaattcctcttgtgggtcaatagttctttcataaatttagcatagagagccatttgctcaagagcctctgcaaagggaatgtggatctgtagcttcttgaagacatctaaaaatttagagaactgcttttctttggaagccttctaaagtctctgaggatatggcatttttggcttgtattcaggagcctttggcaatgtaggatacgtGTCTAGAGAGTCAGGGAACGGGTTGTCTGCACCCTTTGGAGGGGCGTactccacttcttcctttttctcctctggagctttcttttcaactagctcttcatttgcccttgtctcagagccagctattttaccacttctcaattgaataaccttgcagtcttctcttgggttcaccactgtatcacctggaaaTGTACTCGCAGACCTCTccggtatttgcttgctcagctggcccatttgcacttccaaatttctaatggaggctctggtttcctgcataaaactcctcatcatctcccaattagaatcttccttAGATTTAGAGTTAGCCTGCTAAGGTTGAGATTGGTagttattgtaattgttctgttggaagccgccttgagaattattgttgaaattttgaggtctctgaggttggtctctccacccgaaatttgggtgatttctccatctttgattgtaTGTCTGAGAATATgggtcattattgggatttctagaacCACTCCCCATTTAATTGACCTGTTCggaagaggattgagcataatcatagttATCATTTTGCACTAAATTTCCTGCCATGTCATTGGAaacctcttgaggtggattttgggtgttgatagctgagacttgcatgccacccatgtgttgagtaagtagacttatttgctgagacataagcttgttctgagccagaatagcattaagagcttctacttccatgacacccttcttctgaggagcctcagagttcacaggattcctgttagatgagtataaatattggttgctagcaaccaattcaataagctcaatagtctcctccggtgtcttcttcttgtgcaatgaacctcctgtagaatTATCTAAGTACATTTTGGATATttcacccaaaccttcataaaagatatctagctgagtccatttggagaacatgtccggaggatattgcctagtcagtagcttgtatctctcccaagcttcatacagagtttcaccatccttctgcctaaaggtctgaacctccaccctaagcttagtcagcttctttggtgggaaaaatttagtgagaaactcaaTAACCACCTTGTttcaagtatccaaactctccttgggttgagaatctagccatagATTTGCTCTATCCTTCAAAgaaaacgggaagagcatgagtttgtacacctctaggttcactccatttgtcttcacagtatcaaaaatctacagaaaattagaaataaattgatttgggtcttcgtggggaagaccatgatactggcagatttgttgcaccagggtgactagttgtggcttcaactcaaagttgttcgcagctataggaggcaccataatgctttttccatacagatctgcagtaggagcagagaaagatccaagtactctcctttgttattcattcccattcgggtttgccacattggcattatcagCATCATTAGGATCCATAGTGACTCTGCAGCCTTGTGAAGTCTTGCctgttgtaaacgtcgcctgaaagtcctttcaggttcaggatcaaagtctaagagatgttctttgtctttgttcctgcgcatacacaaacaaaaaacaagaaaGGATGGAAATCTCTACGTCaaagtgcagagaattcccagtgaggtaacctgtgtaaagaaataaaaatactaaataaaataaataataaataaataaataaaaataactagtcaacaccaaacttaatttcagaaattaagaaaaatattggtgctatttatttattaaatttttttgaaattttttaatttaattaaaactaaaacgcataatctaagcaatcaaacaactgatagtcGTTAATCACCATCAATTCCCAACAAcagctccaaaaacttggtgcggtgttTCTAACCACagactaatcggcaagtgcaccgggtcgtaccaagtaataccttacgtgagtaagggtcgatcccacgaggattgatggattaatcaacaatggttaagtgattggcttagttagacaaacagaaaagagtgttttggtattcaaagagcattaatagtaaattaagaatttcagaaagcaagcagcaatgagttgggaataaaatatggagaaaacagttaaggcttcagagttatctatttttcggattgatttttcttactaattattttaattatgcaagatttaattcatggcaaactatatgtgactagaccctaattccttagaccttcctagtctcctctaaaattcattaactgccaattccttggtcaattaattccaattagaaggtgatgatcaaattccagtttatatgccacaagaatcctaattatccaaaaataaggggattatatgtcacgtatcccgttaaatacaaacaattagaaattcaggataatatgttttcaagctattgttcaagtaaggagcttttccaagttttacaagaacgcaattagaacatgggtcatacttccattccacccaaatcataaaataaagaacgaaaacaattattgaaatataaatcaaaacatgaattaaattagaaagaacaaacgaatcaatccatacaaatagacagagctcctaaccttaacaatgaaggattagttgctcatggttcagagaagaaaactaggattgtaagttggaatggaataatgttgtgtttGAATCACCATGTTGGCattccttttataattaatcctaattagtttaaaatctatctaaaaccaaaaataatatcttttcctccaaataagatttgaatttaaattcaaattaattaacaagtcttcagctgatgggtgggaccACTTATTTTGTCCATTTTGCAGCTTCGAATATgcattttctgggctgaaaactgggtcaaaacagctcAGAAATTaaccccagcattttctgcgtttttctacacgtggcgcatgtcacgcgtacgcgtcagtcacgcgtacgcgtcgatgatctTTTCTGCGAGTCACACGGACGCGTCAGGtacacgcacgcgtcgccatgcgaaTCTTCAAATCACACGTACACGTCAagtacgtgcacgcgtcgccgtgcaaatcttcaaatcacgcgtacgcgtcagtcacgcgtgcacgtcgctcctcgctgccatcttcattgattcttgtgctgcaaaaCCTCCATCAAATCccaccgaatgctacctaaaataaacaaaattgcaatagactcaaagtagcatctatattggctaaaatataattaattctttattaaactcaacaatttagatgcaaattcactaggaaaaagataggaaagatgctcacgcatcactgcCCTTATCAATTATTGCAGTACCCAAGATCATCCCATCATCTATGGTATCGTCGCAATCTTCAAGGAGCTCATCCTGGAGGCCCACTATGTTCTTTTCGAGCACCAAGCTAGTCTCCTCAGTATCTCTGTCAAGCTCGTCCTCACTGGAGGGACGAACTCTTGTCGTTGCTGGCAATGGGTTCCCAACAAGCATAGGACAACGTCTTGTTGGCTTATGTACGCCCGTGTCGTTTCCTGTCACGAAACCTGCGACCCTATCATCTCTCCAGTTGGGTCCTTGGTTGTCGTCACGGTGGTCTCCTTCTATTTGTGTACTGGCTGCTCTGTTTTGGTCCAGGTTCAGGTTCTCCTCTTCGTTTTGGTCCTCAGCAGCGGTGCTCATCATGGCAATTGGAGAGTAGCGACCCGGATGGAGTCCAACCCGACCCGAATACGTTAGCCTCCCTTCTGTTCTCTTCTCCACATGAATTGGGCCATCTGTTTTCTGCTCAGCATGGAATGGGCCTTTGTTTAATAAGGAGCAGCCCATACTGCTTTCTTCAGCACATGTGTCTCCCACATTGTTTATGGCCCAACCAATTAGCCTTATTTGGTTAGCCTTTTTTCTCCAACAGCACCCTTCATCCAGCCTAACATTATCATATCCTCAACTGAACATTTTTTCTGATTCTGTATCATTAACCAAATCACAATATCTCTTCAAATCAACAATTCCTTCTACATCAGTGCCATCCGTAACCcttggaatttgaatttgaattgatttGCCATAACTCCATTCATTCAATATGTTTTCAGTAATTACCAATATATCCTTTTCACCTTCTTCCTCCCTTGGCACCGCCATCACCAACTCAGCCATCGGATCTCTGCTGACAAATGGCACTATCGAACTGTTAGCACCTAAGATCTCACATGTTTCTAAGGAATAAGGTTTACCTATCTCCTCAACCTTACACTCCAATCCAAAACTCTCGTGTCCAACCTCTTTAACTAGGATATCAAATCCACTAGTACCAATTGTGATGTGAATCCACTCGTTGATTCTGTCCATAATACAAGTGTCAATTTGCACCTGTGCCACACTCAAAGAGAGGCATGATTCCATGGCTTTGTCACATCCAACAATTTCTCCCCATTGCCTTCCTATCATCTTCAATGTCTCTGTTGACCATGTATGTAAGGGAATGCCAAAGCACTCTAGCCATACCCTTCGAGTTTCACTACGCTCCTCCTCATCCCATCTCCATACACTATGAAAAACCTTCAGGAGGTTGTTCAATTCGAACGTGTAGGCTTCTTCAGCACTGAGTATACTTTCAAATGTCAGGAGTGCTTTGTACGCTCCTAGTTCTTGGACTTCCACCACTTGAGGTAAATACTTACTGATCATGGTCTTCAAAGAGTTATAGTCAATAGCCTTTGTCGTTCTGCCTATTAAGCTCCTCTGTAGCCAATCCAGATTCACTTTTACCACAGGCACTTCCAACTTCTTCGTCCACCCATTGCCGTGCGGGCCACctgttgttttcttcttcttcagcttttTTACATTGATCCCTGCAACCCTTTGGCATTCTTCATGTTGAGGTTGAATCTTGACAGTATTCTGCACGTCATTTGCCTCTTGATGTCCCTTCGTATTCTTCATTTCATTCATACGTCGATACCTAACTTCTCCTACTATGAAAATCTTGCCTCGTAACCTCATCCTATTCATTTCTGCAATAGCCTTCATAGCTCTCCCCTTTCGTTGTATACCAGATGAACACAAAAATGTAAAGTGttgcatttttttgttttcgTGACAAATATATATCACTTATTCACTCAGTCTAGTTGAACAAATGATGCAGCTCATTCCTAGAAATATCTTTAGGAAGATGTTCTACAAAAATAGAGAATGATTTGTTTTCCAACCGATAGTATTCTTCTCGATTCCAAACCCTAAAATCTCTACCAAAAAACCTACTTCTACCCCTCCCAGTGTTTCCCACCCCCTtttttctctccctctccttctctctctcatcatggatttttaattcttaaagatttttatataaaattttcaaatacccTATGATATTTAGTAAGTCTATATGCCTATAGAGTTATTTTtaacaattatattttatacacaaaaatcaattattaaattaattattagcataaaatatatattaaaatataaaatacactttaaaaataaattaataacacatgcatttatatacaaatacttaATAACTAGCTTTTAGTTTGCACATCtatctattatatctattatatattactagttTTACAACTAATATAAAATGTATCAATATCTGTCTTTGAttataattgaaatcaaatttttttcttcaaaatcaaAGAGTTCTCTCCTCTTCCCTCGctctttctctatctcttttgttcttttatccactctatctctcttatatgtcattatcaatgattaattacaaatttgacaatattaaaattaaaatataactatattaaattactaatttaacaacCAAAATATATCACTTAATATTCTCTCATTAAAATCGAGATGAaatatttctctccaaaattaacaaattttctTCCTCCATCTTCTTAtctatttctctctatccttcccattctatatataacttataatatatattttatattactaatttgacaaaccAAAATATGTCATAAGATAttcttttattacaattaaaataaaatattttcttctgaAATTAACAAATTCTCTCTGTCTCCTTCTTCTTCGTCTTTATCTTTCacgttctcttctctctcattttttatctttctattctacaaaaaaatattaatataatacaaataaattcataaaattataaaaaatatattaaatttataattaaatataattaaaaaatatcatacaatattattcacataaaaaatatattattattttatatatattttttattttttatttaattttaaattttcatcgcttatctttctaatttatattttcaaccatcttccttcaaatatttattatatataatttagagagtatactaatattataattaataattagaatcaagattcaattatttcaaaaagagaatttaagttaatttataactatcaatataaattttttatactaatatcaaattatatttttatatatatagagatagagaaaaaaaatattatttttaaacaataagcataaaaattaattatttttatttgtacaatAGATTTAATaccaaatcaaatataaaaaatatacacattaaattcttttaagttttagataatgaatgttaaaattaattactagtgaaaaattaaactcttttacgtgaaaataataactaaaagatttattatttgtttttttttacagAGACTCTGATCTTTTTAGTCAATGTGTAATTTTGTCCCCTACGAGTTACGAtctttttgtaaaaatagtttgGTTCTATAAATTTTGTCTAATACAATATATAATGTCAGGACAAAATCGACATAATTTCAAATGATTTATATTATGGGAAAAAACtagtaatatttttatatttttaatgcttTATCAAACTTGTGAGATACCTAGTCACCAAAAAAACTTGTGAGATaccagtatttatttatttatttataatttataatgtaATTAATATCTCATTCTAGGACAAACTGCAGAATGAGAGCTGGAAAGAGTCGCGCATACTTATAACTCCTAAAGGCTAAAGCAGTTCACGACCCCATGTTCAACTTGTTTAATTATCAGAGACCACTCACAATTGTGTACGAAAAAGCGCCTAAAGCACAAAACAATAATTTCATAGCTCtcccaaggaaattaaatactAACAAACTTCTAAGCAGAGCATGAGCCATGAGGAGATGCCCCAAGCACTCCTTGTTAAATCTAAAGTTAGTTTGGTTTGCTTAACGGTGTAAAACAAGGATCATCTGGAATATTTTACAAAGAACTACAACTATAAGGATGTTTCTATCTGCTAGTATTAACTAAAGGGGACCATATTTAGTAAAGCTAAATTATCATTAGTAACACAAATAACGCTCAAGAATTTTTATGGCTGTCCCTAGTCTTACTAGagatattattactaattgaAAGTTACTGCTGGCATAGTGGCCTTTCTCTTAAGCTCAAAAGATGTATCCATAATAggtagttagttaattagtgatGAGGTTGAGACTTAAGACATTCCAAATTGCAGTGGGCCAAACAAGTTATAGCAATATATTATAACGTTCATCATTAGTGTCATTGATAACCATATATATAGTGTTGGAATTCatttaaaagtaaaaagaagAACCCAAAACCAAATAAACCCCCCGCTCTTTCCAGTATTCAAGTAGGTTTACAATTTATACATCATCATATTGAGCAACGCAGTAATGGACAAGCAGaataaagagaaaaacataaaagccAACTATAACAGACACACAATACAATTATACATTATATTGTAGCTAATGACAGGCAATAGTAGAGAAACGAAACAATGATGTGAAGATAAATATGTCAACTAATGCATAAGTTGGCATGTATTAAGTAGAACCCTACATTCATTCCACCACCAGCACCACAATTTCAAGAGTAAACAGAGTGTGTGACAAATGCTTTATAATATTTGCAATATATAATAAACGATTACAACTATATTCTATATACAAACATATTAAAGCCTGCCACCAAGGAAAATAAAGCATAGGAAACCAAAACCTTGCAAGGGTCGAACAGAATATAACAGAACTACTGAGAAGAAGTAATGGAGGAATTGAAGATAGTGGCGTGTACcttaattgaagaaagagagaagcAAGAAAGCCTTTTTCGGGATGCTGTGGGTGCCATCTTTGGTAGTGCGTTGTTGACTATTGAGTATTAAAGTAGTAGATTGACGCAAATGACATTTAGATATTTGCTAATGATCATTGCTGGACTGGGGTATTATGGTACTTTTAAGACTCAGTGGTGGCGGTTGAAGTTGTTACCTGTGAGCTGTGAGACCGGACATTTTACGAATATACGCTCTCTATATGCTTCGCAGTTCGCATCGTACTCAGCGATATGGTCTCTGTCTCTGCTGGTGCAAGCCAACGTCAACGTGCACCTTCTGCTCATGCAAAATGGCCCAAATCGTTGGGGCAATTTGGGCCTTAATgacaattataatttttatttgggcGTTCCCACGAATATAGAcatcaatgaaaatggtccaaagaGTATAGTGATTACTGATTAGTTCACTTCCGTAAGCCCAAAAAACTGTCGAAACTCCTACTTCACGCTTACGGTATGTGGAGCGGCTCGTGGGTAGTGGTAGGATTCGGGTCGAAGGTTTTTCCGCATCCAAGCTCCAGTCTCCTTCTGTTGTCTAAGCCGGCCCGTTCTGAAGTAGATCTGTCAAAAAGGAAAAAATACCGGAATATGAGTAAGGACTAAGGATCATGCTTTTTAGTAcgttttaatatatttttcatgttttaatacgctttagagtttaattttgatgtatttattatgtaaataattttatatagttatttaattaaattaattaatgtttttatataaatttttgtaagcaataagtttaaaaattagttatttataataatatgacaatacataattaaatatctGTGTAAAAATCAGTTATATTATCAACGTATAGAATTTAAATTCTGTGCTTTTATCAAGActttttttggtattgttttttttttattaaaaaaaactgtTTTTTGAGTTAGTAAttagtttatataatttttttttgtgtgtatgTCTACTGGACACAAATATgataatacaattttttatttgttttattaagACAAATAATTCTTTGATATATTAAAGTATATGAATAGACAAGAAGACattaaatttgtgtattttatataattaagagATTAAGATGCAAATTACActgatcttttatattttttctcttatttaatttttaaaattttaaaattctcttttcatattttttacttttctttttttttgttgccttttctttctcataatttttctctttttatctaCTTCTCCAACTACTAATGCCAACCCAACTACAGCCATTTCCTATGCTTCCACTACTGCAAACCTACCACTGTATTCTTTCTCATTATCCAATTCCTCTTTCCTGTTATCAACCCAAATCTTTTTTCTCTATTCTTACCTTCTTACCCTCTCCTCCCTCCATTTCTGTTTGCCTCTATCATCATGAACCTAATTACCCACATTTCACTATTATCAACCCAAATCTAGGCTATTGTGACACCTTTGTCATGTTGTGCCTTTCTCATTATGGCTCAACCATCGTGGCATCGaacctttcttcttcctcctacTGTCTCtgtttcatattttctttctttttgatttgtgttttttattttaggtggttgtggtggtgattgtatggtaatattttttaatatgtggTGGTGGGGGATGACGATAAATATGCAGTAGTAACGGCAATGAATGTGTGATGTTAATGATCAATTTATGATGGTGGTAGTAGTGGATATCCTATTCTTGACTACTTTTGATGCTCATGCTTTAAATTGGTTGACTCTCGAAGGAATATAGGATAGGCAACAAGTATTAGAATTTATTACAGTCATATTTCACCTGCTGTAAATAGGGAAGGACTCTAAGATAGCACATCTATATACTTGTATGTGTTATATACATCTGATATATATGATCACTCGATGGCTTTAACTATTACACCCTCTTCAATATTAATTTTGTATATTGTGCAGGCATGCTATGAAAATCCTCTTATCGTTTAACTGGATATTGCAGCATGGGAGGAATTCAAGCTCATAGAACATGGTCTTGCACAACTTTGAGAACATAAGGAAGACACGAATTCTATGATGTTAATGTAATAAGACTATGTTTTCACTCTAATTCTTTATATATTGGGCTGGTTTGGCTATGATCTAACTTTTAGGGTTATCTCGAGACAAGATTCAAGAGACATCTGGAGAATTCGGGAAGGTAGTTCCAGATTCAATGGAGAACGATGACGTTGTCTCTGGCGATAGTTTTGATCAGGCTGATTTTGCTAGACAAAATGCTTCCATACTATCTTATAACCTCAATAAAACACTAGAAGAGCGCGAGGGATCTTACGGTGGAATGTCTCCCAAGAAAAGGAATGAGTAGGTCTTAGATGTGTAGGCACAATGACACTTGAAGCCTTGAGGATAATGCAGTAGTTTAGTTGAAGAATTTTTTTCAGGTTGTATAGGATAATTGGACTTGGTTGTTGAATTTTTCGTGACTTGATAAATGTTTAGTTTGTTAAGGATTGGTATTATGCCACATTGAAGGGCCTTAGTCTACCGTTTTTCTTATTACAGGACATGTTGAAACACTATCGCATTCTGCTGAGTAGTATATTTTTAATTGGCACATTAAAGACTTGGATGCTAATGCAAATCAGGTAGATTCATTTGATCAATACGTTGACGACCTCTTTGTTGCATCTGGAGCTCAGATGCGCAAACGATGCAAGATTACATAATTTTGGAATGTTAAGGTCATTAGTAATGTATCTTGAATTTTTCTTGTTCAACATAATTTagactctatttttttttatttttctcatatcTTGTCCACAATGGTTACATATATAAGGTTATTATAATCTTCACAGATTCCAATGGCACAATCAAGCAAGCTCATTTAAGTGTGAGGGGGGCTATAGAGCAGCCTAATGGTAGAAGGATCATACTCAAGTTCAATAGCAAACTGCAACCAGTTGGAGATGAAGCTGGTCTATTGAGCGGCGTTCTTGGTCTGTTAGGTGCTGACTATGAAAAATTTCCTATCTGTTAGAAAAGTTGGAAAATGATTACCACTAAAGACAAGGTTTATAACGAATGTGTAAAGGTAAAATTTTATAATGGTGTTAAATTAAATCTACTTCGTTTAACAATTATTAACAAATTGAACTTATCTTTGCAGCAAATTTTTCACTTTGATGAAGATAGTGGAGGAACTATCAAGAAcactattttgaaaaatatagggAAATCCTAGAAGGATGATGATTATTACCACCCAAAATCCACGATTGAACAAAATATTGAGAACGTTCGCTGGGAATTGATAGAGAGTATTGGAGATGGTTCCTTAGGTATTGTAGTAAACCTGAGATACAGCTAATCTAATATATCATATGTAACATAAGAACACTATTTATCTTACATTGAGTTTGATAAAATCAGTTTCTCATCACTCTTATCTCTGATGGCACAATAGGAAAATTGCAGGAAAATATtgtaaatcaatcaaaacaagtaTACACCCACACTGGCGGTTCGAAAAGCTTGGCAAGGCAAAAGGAAGAAGAGGTAATTTACATTTGAATTCACTCTTTGAACTATCTATTAATCTATAATTTTTCTTAATTGTGTGGAATACAGTAATGGCATAATTTATAGTTACAGTTGGAACTACAAGGGAGAAAAGTCAGTAAAGGAAAGTTATGGACCCTAGTGCACAAAACAAAAGATAGCTCCTATATACATGAAGAAGCTAGGACAATTGGTGCAAGTACGATGTTGTCTTTCATTGTTGTATCTGGTtggttttaattataaatttcagTTGAAAGTCTAATATCATATGCTATAGCTCGCGATGGCTTATGTATGCGGATTTATATCTGTAGGAAAGAATTGTGGAGATTTAGCAACAGAATGAGTCTTCTAGAGTGTTGACTCAAAATGATTCACTTGCTCAAGCTCTCAAAAAAGAGAAAGTACGCGTCGTGGGTTTCAGACTGACTCCTAGTCAACTCTTCGGTCTAATTCACATCCTC
This genomic window contains:
- the LOC140183823 gene encoding uncharacterized protein — translated: MQHFTFLCSSGIQRKGRAMKAIAEMNRMRLRGKIFIVGEVRYRRMNEMKNTKGHQEANDVQNTVKIQPQHEECQRVAGINVKKLKKKKTTGGPHGNGWTKKLEVPVVKVNLDWLQRSLIGRTTKAIDYNSLKTMISKYLPQVVEVQELGAYKALLTFESILSAEEAYTFELNNLLKVFHSVWRWDEEERSETRRVWLECFGIPLHTWSTETLKMIGRQWGEIVGCDKAMESCLSLSVAQVQIDTCIMDRINEWIHITIGTSGFDILVKEVGHESFGLECKVEEIGKPYSLETCEILGANSSIVPFVSRDPMAELVMAVPREEEGEKDILVITENILNEWSYGKSIQIQIPRVTDGTDVEGIVDLKRYCDLVNDTESEKMFS